In Phycisphaerae bacterium, the genomic window TTCAGAGCGACCGCGAGGTGCCCAGGGTGCTCGAGCAGTGCCGCAGGGCGGGCATCCTGGCCGGTGTACCGTTGGGACGATGGTATCCTGAGCTGGCGGACTGTTTCATGGTCGCCTGTACCGAGAAACGCAGCAAGAAGGAAATCGATCATCTTGTCGGCGCTCTGGGCAAGCGTTGAATACGAGGACCGCGCTCCATGGGTTACGACGTCGAATTCGTTCAACTGACGATGCCGGCCGGCACGAAGTTTCCGGTTGAACCCGAGTCTGCGGCCCGACTCGTCAAGAAAGCTGCGCCTTTCGCCGACGTGCAGGTCGTGCGCGCCGCACTGCTCAAGCTGGAAGGATGCCGGCCCGGCCCCAAGGACGCCGTGGACTATTTAGGTCGAGGAATGAGTTATGCGCGGATCTTTCCCCGACACGCGGCCATTTACGTCGAAAACAACTGCAACGCCGCCGATCTGATCAGGATTCTGGTGCATTTGCAGAAGGATTTTCCTTCGTTGTTGATTCTCGATATGCAGAGCAAACAGCTCCACACCGCTGAAAGCTACAAGGCGTGGTGGGGCAAGCCGCTGTGACACGGCAGGAGCAGGAAGAGACGAAATCATGAGCGCGGAGCCGATCGGAGCTACGAGGAACAAAGATGCCCTTGGACGAGCTGCACTGCCGCCGCCGGAAAGACTCGTCTTCGAGCTCAGCGCTCCTGGCAATTCCGCCGTCTCGCTGCCGGCCGGCGATACACCTGCCATCGACGCCGCATCCGTCATTCCCCCGGAGTTGTTGGCCGATGAGCCGCCCCCCCTTCCGGAGATCGGCGAACTCGATCTTGTGCGTCACTACACGCGACTGGCTCATCGCCAGTTCAGTGTTGACGGCAACTTTTACCCGCTTGGCTCATGCACAATGAAGTACAACCCCAAAGTCGGTGAGCGGGTATCCTCCTTACCCGGCTTCACCGAACTGCACCCGCTCCAGCCTGCGGAGGACGTACAGGGCATCCTGGAGCTGCTCTATCACTTGCGCATATTTCTGGCGGAGATTGCCGGTCTGGCGGAGGTGACCCTGCAACCTTGCGCGGGGGCCCACGGCGAGATGACCGGTCTGAAAATCATCAGTGCCTGGCATCGCAGCCGCGGGGAAGCAAGACCGAAGGTGTTGGCTCCCGATACGGCGCACGGCACCAATCCGGCATCCTGCGCAGTCTGCGGACGGCAAATAGTGACGGTGGCTTCCCGCCGCGACGGCCGGGTCGATCTGGACGATCTTCGCCGCAAGGTGGACGACCGGACGGCCGCTCTCATGATCACCAACCCGAACACCGCCGGGCTTTTCGATCCCCAGATTGCCGAAATAGCCGACATTCTGCACACCAAGGGCGCTCTGCTCTATCTTGATGGTGCGAACATGAACGCGATCCTGGGGATCGCACGTCCGGGCGATTTCGGCGTTGACGTGATGCACTTCAATCTTCACAAGAGCTTCGGGACCCCGCACGGTTGTGGCGGACCGGGTTCCGGTCCCGTCGCGGTCGCCGAACGGCTGCGCGGCTTCCTTCCCGGACCGCAAGTCGTCCGCGGTGAAGACGGCCGCTACGATTGGGCAGCCCCGGGCCCCCAATCCATCGGCCGCGTCCGCTGGTTTTACGGGCAGATCGGGATCCTCATCCGTGCCTACGCATACATCCGCATGCTCGGCCCCGAGGGGTTGCGCGAGGTCAGCGAGAAAGCGGTCCTCTCCGCCAACTACCTTGCCGCCCGCCTCCGCGACCATTACCGCTTCCCCTTCGATCCGCCCTATGCCCATGAATTCATCATGGTCCCGGAGTTTCGAGAGCAAGGCGTCACCGAGATCGACATTGCCAAGCGTCTCATCGACCACTCGTTTCACCCGCCAACGATGAGCTGGCCCGTGCATCACTGCCTGATGGTCGAGCCGACCGAGAGCGAGTCACTTGCAACGCTTGATCACTTCGCGGACGTTCTGATCCAGATCGCGAGAGAAGCCCGCGAAGAGCCCGAGGTTCTTCGCCAGGCACCGCTTACGATGCCCGTGCATCGCCTCGATGAAGTCACCGCGGCCCGCAAGCCCGATCTCCGCCGGCGGTCTGAGCAGGACTCGAGTAAATGAGAGCCACAGTCCGGCGGGGCGCGGCTTTACTTCGGGGCAAGTCGTCAGGCGCAGCAAAACGCCTCGGACTTGGCATCATGCCCGCCGAGGCGCCATACCATGGGGAAACAAAGGAACTGAAAAACCGATTCTATGTATTGCCGTCGGATCGGGGCAACGCTCCTTCTCCTGCCGTCTGGGTTAACGCCTGACCCACACCGTCAGGGTTTGCCGACCCCACTTGAGGGCCTCGGCATGCGTCGGAAACAGCAGATCAATCCGATCGTGTTGCAGTTTGACGTCCGCCACTTTCTCATCACCGATCTTTACGTTGCGTACCCATTCCCCCGCCGATTTGATCGCTCCGCCGCGGTCGAGCACCTTGGCTGTCCCATAACCGGGAACCCGCATCTCCGTACCAAAGGCGTAAGACGATGGAGCTGCGATCAGCTTGCCAACCGCCGGCTTGCCACTGGCGGTAATCCCGCTGGCATGGGCTCCGCAGCACAGCGGACAGGGACAATACGCCGAAACGTCCATCACCACGGGCTCCCACTCTCCAACGCCTGGTGCCATTACCAATACTGCGACAAACAAAGCGGTCATCGCCTCAACCTCCGCCTCTCATCCCCGATCGTCCGGTGTCCTTCACCAGCGATCGCAACTTTCTGACGGGGATGTCTCCTCACCCGCACCGAAGTTGCTGATTATTCCCGCCGATCCATAGCGAGTCCACTGTGGCGACGGAGTTCTTGCGTCCGATACGCACTTCCACAGCTCTCTATGCGCTACCGGCCGCTATTATCAGCCGCAACCCCAAAAAACGGTTGCGGCGCGTCCGTTAACGCAATGTCGCGGCACAAAATCGCGGAGAAATCCGAATCGGGACTTGCCCCCGTAGCGGCGGCAGCGGGCGATCCTTGCCCCCAGGACAGTACTGTCTGCGACCCCTCGCCTCGCTCACCACTTGCCGCGTATTGGTGTCCGGACCTTGGCACCATTTCACGGCCTGTACTGGCTGACCGCACCAACCCTGCATATGGGACTCGCCAACCTGAACAGAACTCAGTCTACAAAGCTGCCTTGAGGATTTCCACCCTTTGGAGCGTCACCGCGCCCCGGCCCGGTCGCGCGCGTCCGCATGCGACGAAATCACGCCGGACGTCTTCCTTGCAGACTGGGAAGGCCTTGTTTATCGGACGGTTGGCCACTACAGTGGCAGCGGCTCGCTTGGCCATGTTGAAAAGGCGAGCCACAGATAAACAGTATGTGGATCTTTATGGCTCTTGTGGGTGACTGGCGATGGATCAGTGACGGGCCGGCCGACGGCCCGGTCAACATGGCGCGTGATGAAGCGATTCTCCTGTCCGTATCGGAAGGAGGCGCCCCGCCTACGTTGCGTTTCTATCGATGGTCGCCGCCCACCGTCTCGCTTGGCTATTTCCAGTCCTACTCGGACTATGCCGCATTGCCGCCGCCGGCCGGAGGCCTACCGGTGGTTCGACGGCTCACGGGCGGCGGCGCCATCCTTCATGATCTGGAATTGACCTATTCTCTCGTGTTGCCGTCAAATCATCCGTTGCTGCCCGCGTGCGGTGCCGCCGGCCTGTACGACGTCGTTCACGACGCCTTCGCCCGCTTCCTGACGAATCTGGGAGTCTCGGTGATCAAAGGACCTTCCGCATCGGGCGGCGCGTCACATCGAGGGCCGTTCTTCTGCTTCGATCGCCACAACCGTTTCGATCTGCTCACGGACGGGCGTAAGATCATGGGAAGCGCGCAAAGGCGTTTGCGCACAGCGATCCTTCAACATGGTTCGCTCATTCTGGACAACCGGTTTCAGCAACAGTGCTGCGCGAGCGTGGCGGAGTATGCGCCGGTCGTCATCAACACCTGGCTGCCGCGGCTGGTCGAGGAGATCACCCGTGCCCCGGCCGGCAAACCCGCGAAGCTCAGCAACGGCGAGTTGGAGACGGCTGAGCGACTGGTATTCAAGTACCGCGATGAGCAGTGGACGCGGAGGCGATGAAGAGCCGCACGCGTTGACCGTCTGGCGTCCGACAGGTACAGTCACATGAGGACGTTGAAACGACGCATCCCGAACGGCATAGGCCGCCTGAGCAGGAAAGTCAGTCCCAATGGTTGACGTGGAACAGTCCGGCACCTCCTTGCCGTCTCAACGCAATGCCCCTCTCCCCGGTCGGGGACGACGACCGACCATCGCAATCATCGCCCTGCTGGTCGCCTTGTGGTGCCTGGCCATGTGGTACCGCGCAGAGATCCGCGCCTACTGGTGGGCCCGGAAGCTCGCCCAGTCGTCGAGTCCGCAGGACATACACTATTACCTGCTGTGCCTGGCAAGCACTGAGGAGAGTGCGTTCGGTCCGGCCAAACGTCTTGTCCGAAACACCGATCCACGCGTTCGCAGGCTGGGCGTTGCCGTGCTCGACAACTGTCGGGGGCAGGAGGTGGAGCACGTCCTGCTCGATCTGCTGAACGATCCGGATGACGAGGTGGCTGACGCAGCCGCCATTTCGTTGACCGATCCTCGACGTGGGACGGCGATGGCGCTCATCCCCGAGCTGGAGAAGATCGTCGCCCGCGGCGGAAAGGCGGCCCGCCATGCCATCGTGGCGCTGCAGCGGATCCCAGGAGAGCAGGCGGAGATGATCCTCGTCGATGTTCTCTCTGAGGCGAGCGAGCCGGATCTACTCGGGCAGGTTGCGGATTCGCTGGGCATCATCGGGTCTCGAACGGCCGTGCCCGGGTTGATCGCCCTGCTGGATGACACGCGCTCGCTGGGATCCATGCTCTATTCCGAGCGATCGGCCGCCAAGGCCCTGGCCGATGCTCGCGCCCAGTTCGCCGCCAGAGGGATCAATGCCGAGTCGGTGACTGTGGCCCGCGCTCACACGGTGGCCGAAGCGGCTCTGCGTTCCCTCACGATGATTGCCGGAGGAACCTCGCCGAGGGCGGCCAGCGGCCCGGCGAATACGCGACCGGCCGGGATGCTTCGCGAGCAATGGGAAACATGGTGGAAATCCGGGGAGACCCCGCAGCCGGGCGGCTGATCAGGATCCTGCCTTCAGACTCAGCCGAAAATCCGCTGAATATCGTTCAGCATCACGTAGACGAAGATGGTGACGATCAGGGCCAGTCCGACGAGCTGGGTAACCACCTGAACCCTGAGCGGGATCGGGCTTCCTTTGATCTTCTCGATGATCAGAAAGACCATGACACCGCCGTCGAAGATGGGCAACGGAAGGAAGTTGATCACCGCCAGGTTGGCCGAGATCAGCGCGAGGAAATAGAGCAGGCTGCTGAAGTTTTCCTGGGCGATGTCGCTTCCGGCCTTCACGATGCCGATCGGTCCGGCCACCGTGTCAAACCCGACGGTACGATCGACAACCATTCGCTGAATGACCAGGTAGACCGTTTCAATGAAGTAGTACGTCTGGCGGGCACCGATCATCATGGCCTTGATCGGGTTGGGTTCGCGGAAGTGCTCGCGAAGCGCATACGTTTCCAAAGTCACGCGATCATACGCGATTCTCATCGGCCACGTGTCGAGCATTTCCCTGGTCACCTCGACCAGCTCAGTATGGCCGGCGTTACCCTGCATGCCGCGGTGCTCGATCTCGATCTTCCGGCCGATACACATTTCGAGAGCATGACTCGCGCCCAACCAGGTACCGACCGGGACAGGAGTATACTGATCCCGGATCTTAACCTCCGCGGTGCGACGGTCGTCGATCCTGACAATGACGTGATCGCCGGGCAAGGGGAAGATTGTTCCAAGCGTCGCCGGCACGCGAATGCTGCCGCGCTGCTCCAGCCCTTCGGGCGTGCGCCATGCCACCTGAACCTCGCCCCCGGCGAACTTGAAGAATCGATCAACCACCTCGCCCCAGGTTGCGACCGGCTCACCGTTTATGCTCGTGATCAGCGAACCTCGCGGCATCTTCTCCTTCAATGGCGCAGCCGCCGTAGGAACGCCCTCGCGGACCTCGAGTGCAATACCCGCGACGAACGGCGGCCCCTCGGCGTCGGCTTCCATGTTCATGCCTACGTGAGGTCTGCCCCGTCCCAAGGCGCCGGCAGCGGGCCGCACCACGAGCCACACGTGCTGGGGTGGTTGCGAGCCTTCGTGCCGGAGCACCCTCACCCGTATGTCTCGCTCGGGGTTGGCAGCGATCGCGTCACGAACTTCGGAAGCCGTCGGGTCCGGTTGCTCGCCCCATTTCAGGATCACGTCACCGGCCTTGAGCCCCGCGAGGTCGGCTCGCTTGTTCGGCTCAACTGACGCGACGCAGGTTCGCGGCATGAAACCCAACAATTCCTGATCGCTCTCTTTGCCTTCGCCGCGAGGCAGCAGGCGACGCAGGGCTCTTGCCTTCACCTCGCGGGTGACGTTGGTACCGTCCTCCAGCCTCCGACGAACAACAAGTCGGGCATAATCCCCCTGTCGCCGCTGGAGGACGGCCAGAAGATCCTGAGAGTTCGTGATTTTGCGTCCGTCGGCCTCCAGGACCTCGTCACCGATTTGCGGCTGCTCCTCGGGAGCAAGCTTGGGATCCGGCCAGACGCCGGCAATAATGTTGTTTCCGCCGGAACGGATTCCGAGCACAAGCACGCCCAAGACGTCATCCATGTTGGGCTGAATCTCGACGGTATTCCTGACGGGCGGACCATCCTTGTGCTCCTGTCTCTCGAAGACGATGGACATCGGCTTGTTGGGGTCGGCCAGAATGGTGGCCATCCGAAGGCCGTCGAAATCGGTGATGCGCTCGCCGTTAACTTCGATGATCCGATCACCGGGCAGGAGGCCGGCGCGATCCGCGGGCCAACCCGGCATGACTCCGCCGACAATCGGCGGAATTGCCGGCTTGCCGATCATGTAAGTGATCATGAATAGAATTCCGGCGAATATGGCATTCATGACCACGCCGGAGGAAACGATGATCATCCGGCGTCCGACCGACTTGTTCAGGAACGAGCGAGGATCGTTCTTAACCTCGATCTCGCCGGATTTATCGATTTCGAAGTCTTCCTGCCCCTGCATCTTCACGTAGCCGCCGAGGGGCATCCAATTGAAGCGATACTCGGTTTCACCGAGCTTCAATTCCTGGGCAGCGCGTGCCAGCTCTTCGTCGGTGACTGAAGTCTTCTCCTTGAACTGAAGCTCGGCTTGCCGCTTGCGCTCCACGTGTTCCCTCAATCGCTCCAGGTATTGCTCCTCGGAGGATCCCCAGCGGAAACCGAGACCTTTCCGATAAGAGCACAAGGCCCTGCCGAAACCGACGGCGAAACGATCCACCCGGACCCCGCAGCCCTTGGCGGCCAGGAAGTGTCCCAGTTCGTGTACGAAGATCAGGAACGAGAAACCAAGGATGATCAGCACGTAGCCGAATAATGT contains:
- the gcvPB gene encoding aminomethyl-transferring glycine dehydrogenase subunit GcvPB translates to MSAEPIGATRNKDALGRAALPPPERLVFELSAPGNSAVSLPAGDTPAIDAASVIPPELLADEPPPLPEIGELDLVRHYTRLAHRQFSVDGNFYPLGSCTMKYNPKVGERVSSLPGFTELHPLQPAEDVQGILELLYHLRIFLAEIAGLAEVTLQPCAGAHGEMTGLKIISAWHRSRGEARPKVLAPDTAHGTNPASCAVCGRQIVTVASRRDGRVDLDDLRRKVDDRTAALMITNPNTAGLFDPQIAEIADILHTKGALLYLDGANMNAILGIARPGDFGVDVMHFNLHKSFGTPHGCGGPGSGPVAVAERLRGFLPGPQVVRGEDGRYDWAAPGPQSIGRVRWFYGQIGILIRAYAYIRMLGPEGLREVSEKAVLSANYLAARLRDHYRFPFDPPYAHEFIMVPEFREQGVTEIDIAKRLIDHSFHPPTMSWPVHHCLMVEPTESESLATLDHFADVLIQIAREAREEPEVLRQAPLTMPVHRLDEVTAARKPDLRRRSEQDSSK
- a CDS encoding 3D domain-containing protein gives rise to the protein MTALFVAVLVMAPGVGEWEPVVMDVSAYCPCPLCCGAHASGITASGKPAVGKLIAAPSSYAFGTEMRVPGYGTAKVLDRGGAIKSAGEWVRNVKIGDEKVADVKLQHDRIDLLFPTHAEALKWGRQTLTVWVRR
- a CDS encoding lipoate--protein ligase family protein encodes the protein MALVGDWRWISDGPADGPVNMARDEAILLSVSEGGAPPTLRFYRWSPPTVSLGYFQSYSDYAALPPPAGGLPVVRRLTGGGAILHDLELTYSLVLPSNHPLLPACGAAGLYDVVHDAFARFLTNLGVSVIKGPSASGGASHRGPFFCFDRHNRFDLLTDGRKIMGSAQRRLRTAILQHGSLILDNRFQQQCCASVAEYAPVVINTWLPRLVEEITRAPAGKPAKLSNGELETAERLVFKYRDEQWTRRR
- a CDS encoding site-2 protease family protein; protein product: MLEGLIGLSAVGQAVPLLGSVMGTLFGYVLIILGFSFLIFVHELGHFLAAKGCGVRVDRFAVGFGRALCSYRKGLGFRWGSSEEQYLERLREHVERKRQAELQFKEKTSVTDEELARAAQELKLGETEYRFNWMPLGGYVKMQGQEDFEIDKSGEIEVKNDPRSFLNKSVGRRMIIVSSGVVMNAIFAGILFMITYMIGKPAIPPIVGGVMPGWPADRAGLLPGDRIIEVNGERITDFDGLRMATILADPNKPMSIVFERQEHKDGPPVRNTVEIQPNMDDVLGVLVLGIRSGGNNIIAGVWPDPKLAPEEQPQIGDEVLEADGRKITNSQDLLAVLQRRQGDYARLVVRRRLEDGTNVTREVKARALRRLLPRGEGKESDQELLGFMPRTCVASVEPNKRADLAGLKAGDVILKWGEQPDPTASEVRDAIAANPERDIRVRVLRHEGSQPPQHVWLVVRPAAGALGRGRPHVGMNMEADAEGPPFVAGIALEVREGVPTAAAPLKEKMPRGSLITSINGEPVATWGEVVDRFFKFAGGEVQVAWRTPEGLEQRGSIRVPATLGTIFPLPGDHVIVRIDDRRTAEVKIRDQYTPVPVGTWLGASHALEMCIGRKIEIEHRGMQGNAGHTELVEVTREMLDTWPMRIAYDRVTLETYALREHFREPNPIKAMMIGARQTYYFIETVYLVIQRMVVDRTVGFDTVAGPIGIVKAGSDIAQENFSSLLYFLALISANLAVINFLPLPIFDGGVMVFLIIEKIKGSPIPLRVQVVTQLVGLALIVTIFVYVMLNDIQRIFG